The following proteins are encoded in a genomic region of Thermostichus vulcanus str. 'Rupite':
- the psbB gene encoding photosystem II chlorophyll-binding protein CP47, with the protein MGLPWYRVHTVVLNDPGRLISVHLMHTALVAGWAGSMALYETAIYDPSDPVLNPMWRQGMFVMPFMARLGVENSWGGWNIYGESVANAGFWTFEGVATAHIVLSGLLFLAACWHWVYWDLELFRDPRTGEPALDLPKMFGIHLLLAGILCFGFGAFHLTGVFGPGMWVSDPYATTGHVQPVAPEWGPAGFNPYNAGGVVAHHIAAGIVGIIAGLFHLTVRPPQRLYRALRMGNIETVLSSSIAAVFFAGFVVAGTMWYGSATTPVELFGPTRYQWDSGYYNQEINRRVNAAMEAGMTRSEAYDSLPGSLLFYDYVGNSPAKGGLFRAGPMNKGDGIATEWLGYPVFRDQEGRELTVQRLPNFFETFPVILRDADGVVRADIPFRRAESRYSFEQVGVTVEFFGGKLDGQVFTDPATVKKYARKAQLGQLFEFDRETPKADGTFHTSPRGWFTFAHAVFALLFFFGHIWHGARTLFRDVFAGIDPDMSEEMVEFGVFQKVGDPTTRKAQEA; encoded by the coding sequence CCTCATGCATACCGCTTTGGTAGCAGGTTGGGCGGGATCGATGGCGCTTTATGAAACTGCAATTTACGATCCGTCGGATCCTGTCCTGAACCCAATGTGGCGTCAGGGCATGTTTGTCATGCCGTTTATGGCTCGCCTTGGGGTAGAAAACTCCTGGGGTGGTTGGAATATTTACGGCGAGAGCGTCGCCAATGCAGGCTTCTGGACGTTTGAAGGGGTAGCCACTGCCCACATCGTCTTGTCAGGTCTGCTCTTTTTGGCTGCTTGTTGGCACTGGGTGTACTGGGATCTGGAGCTGTTCCGGGATCCCCGCACCGGTGAGCCGGCTTTGGATTTGCCGAAAATGTTTGGCATTCACCTATTGCTGGCCGGGATCCTCTGTTTTGGATTTGGTGCTTTCCACCTAACCGGGGTATTTGGCCCAGGGATGTGGGTGAGCGATCCCTATGCCACCACAGGCCATGTGCAGCCGGTGGCACCGGAATGGGGCCCTGCTGGGTTTAACCCCTACAATGCGGGCGGTGTGGTTGCCCATCACATTGCTGCTGGGATTGTCGGTATCATTGCGGGCTTGTTCCACCTCACGGTTCGTCCGCCTCAGCGTTTGTATCGTGCCCTGCGGATGGGGAATATCGAGACGGTGCTCTCTAGCTCCATTGCCGCCGTGTTTTTCGCAGGGTTTGTGGTGGCCGGTACCATGTGGTACGGCAGTGCCACGACCCCGGTGGAGCTGTTTGGCCCAACCCGCTACCAGTGGGATTCCGGCTACTACAACCAGGAAATCAACCGCCGGGTGAATGCTGCTATGGAAGCCGGTATGACCCGTAGCGAGGCCTACGATTCTCTGCCGGGATCCCTGCTGTTCTACGACTATGTGGGCAATAGCCCGGCCAAGGGTGGTTTGTTCCGCGCTGGCCCCATGAACAAAGGGGATGGCATTGCGACCGAGTGGCTGGGTTATCCTGTGTTCCGCGATCAAGAGGGGCGGGAGCTGACCGTACAGCGCTTGCCTAACTTCTTCGAGACCTTCCCCGTCATTTTGCGGGATGCCGATGGTGTGGTACGGGCAGATATTCCCTTCCGGCGAGCCGAGTCTCGCTACAGCTTTGAGCAGGTGGGGGTGACGGTTGAGTTCTTTGGCGGCAAGTTGGACGGCCAAGTCTTCACCGATCCGGCTACCGTGAAGAAATACGCCCGCAAAGCTCAGTTGGGGCAGTTGTTTGAGTTTGACCGCGAAACCCCGAAAGCGGATGGTACCTTCCATACCAGCCCAAGGGGATGGTTTACCTTTGCCCATGCGGTTTTTGCGTTGCTCTTCTTCTTCGGTCATATTTGGCATGGCGCCCGCACCCTGTTCCGGGATGTGTTTGCCGGTATTGACCCAGATATGAGCGAAGAGATGGTGGAATTTGGTGTCTTCCAAAAAGTGGGGGATCCCACCACTCGCAAAGCCCAGGAAGCCTAA
- a CDS encoding carbohydrate ABC transporter permease — MKLLEKPEQVPTTASEVGSRFVWDPRHAVKRPLRWLYPLLLYGLVALVLLVFLLPLGWMLLISLKTGQGSQTINLFQSFRPSWENYRALWQEVPVARYLLNTLIVSVGSTLLALLLGIPAGYGLARQPGSWANGLALALLGIRLFPPIALLLPFYLMMRDLRLLDSYTGLILLQSVFKITFVAWFMRGFFVGMPQVLEEAALVDGCSRWGAFWRVALPLSLPGVITVSLLGLIFSWNDFFSPLVLSGVRTRLLTLGILEAFSTYEVAWGRMSALGVIAVLPVLLLALGLQRYYVRGLTAGAVRE, encoded by the coding sequence ATGAAGCTGCTGGAGAAGCCGGAACAAGTACCGACAACGGCTAGCGAGGTAGGCTCCAGGTTCGTCTGGGATCCCCGACACGCGGTCAAACGTCCCCTTCGTTGGCTGTACCCTCTGCTCCTGTATGGGCTGGTGGCGTTGGTGCTGCTGGTGTTCCTATTGCCGCTGGGGTGGATGCTGCTCATCTCCCTCAAAACCGGCCAGGGATCCCAAACCATTAACTTATTTCAATCCTTTCGGCCCAGCTGGGAAAACTACCGGGCGCTGTGGCAGGAGGTGCCGGTGGCCCGTTACTTGCTCAATACTCTCATTGTCTCGGTGGGATCCACACTGCTGGCGCTCCTGTTGGGGATCCCGGCGGGCTATGGGTTGGCCCGTCAACCGGGCAGTTGGGCAAATGGGTTGGCCCTGGCATTGTTGGGGATCCGCCTGTTCCCGCCGATTGCGTTGCTGTTGCCCTTCTATTTGATGATGCGAGATCTGCGCCTACTGGATAGCTACACTGGGCTGATTCTGTTGCAGAGTGTGTTTAAGATCACCTTCGTCGCTTGGTTCATGCGTGGCTTTTTTGTGGGCATGCCACAGGTGTTGGAGGAAGCAGCATTGGTGGATGGCTGTAGCCGCTGGGGGGCGTTTTGGCGGGTGGCGTTGCCGTTATCATTGCCGGGGGTGATCACCGTTAGCCTGTTGGGATTGATCTTTTCCTGGAACGACTTTTTTAGCCCGCTGGTGCTGTCGGGGGTGCGCACCCGCCTTTTAACCCTAGGCATCCTGGAAGCGTTTAGCACCTATGAGGTGGCCTGGGGACGGATGAGCGCTCTTGGGGTCATTGCGGTGTTGCCGGTGTTGCTCCTGGCCTTGGGTTTGCAGCGCTACTATGTGCGGGGGCTGACGGCAGGAGCGGTACGGGAATAA
- a CDS encoding carbohydrate ABC transporter permease → MGKLLKRWGLLTWTLPALAFLLAFALYPLGYALVISLFRYRLTDPTGSRAFVGLQNYLQALQDPQVLGSLGNTLLFVGVASGLELILGLGIAVLLDQRLPGMAWVRALLLTPMALAPVVAALVWRALYNPDFGLVSQLLRGLGIPLGRGLVGEAHTALWALIWVDIWQWTPLLAITLFAGLQSQPPELLQAAQLDGANGWQGFRYISLPLLRPVLTVALLLRAMELFKIFDSVFVITGGGPGRATEVLNYHIFKVGLTFFDVGYGAALSVLLMGIVSVFLALYGWVVGWGDRAP, encoded by the coding sequence GTGGGTAAGCTTTTGAAGCGCTGGGGGCTTCTGACTTGGACGTTGCCTGCCTTGGCCTTTTTGCTGGCCTTTGCCCTCTACCCGCTGGGATACGCGCTGGTCATTTCCCTGTTTCGGTATCGATTGACGGATCCCACGGGCTCTAGGGCTTTTGTGGGTCTGCAAAATTATCTCCAGGCACTGCAGGATCCTCAGGTGCTGGGATCCCTGGGGAATACGCTACTCTTTGTCGGCGTAGCTTCTGGACTGGAGTTGATCCTGGGGTTGGGGATTGCGGTGTTGTTGGATCAGCGGCTGCCCGGTATGGCTTGGGTGCGGGCTTTGTTATTAACGCCGATGGCGCTGGCCCCAGTGGTGGCGGCCTTGGTGTGGCGGGCGCTGTACAACCCGGATTTTGGCTTGGTGTCGCAACTGTTGAGGGGATTGGGGATCCCGTTGGGGCGCGGGTTAGTGGGAGAAGCCCACACCGCTCTCTGGGCTTTAATTTGGGTGGATATCTGGCAGTGGACACCTCTACTGGCGATTACCCTTTTTGCCGGTCTACAAAGCCAACCCCCGGAACTCTTGCAAGCGGCTCAACTGGATGGGGCCAATGGCTGGCAAGGATTTCGTTACATCTCTTTGCCACTGCTGAGGCCGGTATTGACGGTGGCACTGCTGCTGCGGGCGATGGAGCTGTTTAAGATCTTCGACTCGGTGTTTGTGATCACGGGCGGTGGGCCGGGGCGAGCCACCGAGGTGCTCAACTACCACATTTTCAAAGTCGGCCTGACCTTTTTTGATGTGGGCTATGGGGCAGCGCTGTCGGTACTGCTGATGGGAATTGTGTCGGTATTCTTGGCCCTTTACGGCTGGGTTGTGGGCTGGGGGGATCGCGCGCCATGA
- a CDS encoding ABC transporter permease, protein MDALRVVAIAQNVFRETIRDRILYLVMLFAVVMLGAIVLLPQVANQAHNKIIADLGLAAIHFLGLIVAIFVGTGLVNKEIEKRTVYVLIAKPMSRAEFIVGKHLGLAALLSVLLAIMTAIFLLGLWLVQAEIPLLAILWAAVFIFLELVLIVAAALLFGVFTSSILATLYTIALFLMGHASRALLQLSNLVEDSGLSKVFEVIYLVLPDLERLNLRDAAVYGQIPLPGELLGDAFYGLVYTILLLILAVLVFARRQF, encoded by the coding sequence ATGGATGCATTGCGAGTGGTGGCCATTGCCCAAAACGTTTTCCGGGAAACAATTCGGGATCGGATCCTCTACCTGGTGATGCTCTTTGCCGTGGTCATGCTGGGAGCCATTGTTTTGCTCCCGCAGGTGGCCAACCAAGCCCACAACAAAATCATTGCGGATCTGGGGCTGGCGGCGATTCATTTTCTCGGCTTGATTGTGGCGATCTTCGTTGGCACGGGGTTGGTCAACAAGGAAATCGAAAAACGCACCGTCTATGTGTTGATCGCCAAACCGATGAGCCGAGCGGAGTTTATCGTTGGTAAGCATCTGGGGCTAGCAGCCTTGTTGTCGGTGCTGCTGGCAATCATGACGGCTATTTTCCTGCTGGGCCTGTGGCTGGTACAGGCGGAGATTCCCCTGTTGGCCATTCTCTGGGCGGCAGTGTTTATCTTCCTGGAACTGGTGCTGATTGTGGCGGCAGCGCTGCTGTTTGGGGTGTTTACCTCCTCGATTTTGGCTACCCTCTACACGATTGCCCTTTTTCTCATGGGACACGCCAGCCGTGCCCTGCTGCAACTGAGCAATTTGGTAGAGGATAGCGGATTGAGCAAGGTGTTCGAGGTGATTTACTTGGTCTTGCCGGATCTGGAACGCCTGAATCTGAGAGATGCCGCTGTTTACGGACAAATTCCACTGCCGGGAGAATTGCTAGGGGATGCCTTCTATGGCTTGGTTTATACAATCCTGCTGCTCATCCTGGCGGTGTTGGTGTTTGCACGGCGTCAATTTTGA
- the purQ gene encoding phosphoribosylformylglycinamidine synthase subunit PurQ, whose amino-acid sequence MSSVKFGIVVFPGSNCDRDVAWVTRGLLGCPTRLIWYAERDLSGLDVVVLPGGFSYGDYLRCGAIARFAPVMGSLQEHVARGGYVLGICNGFQILTEAGLLPGALVRNANLHFICDRVGLRIERQDLLWTGAYPAGATITLPIAHGEGRYTCDPDTLKQLQDQGQIVFRYDPVSPNGSLDQIAGLCSPSGRVLGLMPHPERAADPDLPGQDGIPLWQSILQGLAA is encoded by the coding sequence ATGTCCAGCGTTAAGTTTGGTATCGTCGTCTTTCCTGGCTCCAACTGTGACCGAGATGTAGCCTGGGTAACGCGGGGGTTACTGGGCTGTCCCACTCGCCTGATTTGGTATGCAGAGCGGGATTTGTCGGGGTTGGATGTGGTGGTGCTGCCAGGGGGCTTTAGCTACGGGGATTACCTCCGCTGCGGGGCTATCGCTCGCTTTGCCCCCGTGATGGGATCCCTGCAGGAGCATGTGGCGCGGGGGGGCTATGTGCTGGGGATTTGCAATGGCTTTCAGATCTTGACGGAGGCGGGCCTGCTGCCGGGGGCACTGGTGCGCAATGCTAACCTGCACTTTATTTGCGACCGAGTCGGCCTGCGCATCGAACGACAGGACTTGCTCTGGACGGGTGCTTATCCCGCCGGAGCCACGATTACCCTGCCGATTGCCCATGGAGAAGGCCGCTACACCTGTGATCCAGACACCCTTAAGCAGCTTCAGGATCAGGGGCAAATCGTCTTTCGCTATGACCCAGTTTCCCCGAATGGATCCCTGGATCAGATTGCTGGCCTTTGTAGCCCCTCCGGTCGCGTGCTAGGGCTAATGCCCCACCCAGAACGGGCCGCCGATCCAGATTTACCAGGACAGGATGGGATCCCCCTTTGGCAGTCGATTCTGCAGGGCTTGGCAGCTTAG
- a CDS encoding 2-phosphosulfolactate phosphatase family protein yields MRFFHFHTPEQVPLSGIPDCAVAIDVLRATTTIATALAAGAEAVQVFAHLQQLQEVSQSWPAPKRLLAGERGGKTVAGFDLGNSPLDYTPERVRDKRIFMSTTNGTRSLQRVEGIPVVITAALVNLGAVEAFLKAEGFEEVWLVGSGWEGAFSLEDTVCAGGILHRLGCQNHLEQLGNDEAVAALALYQTWQGNLLQLLRCSSHGQRLLGIGPENETDLAYCADVDRLAVVPRQVQPGILASVS; encoded by the coding sequence ATGCGGTTTTTTCATTTTCATACCCCTGAACAGGTGCCCCTGTCCGGGATCCCTGATTGTGCGGTGGCCATCGATGTGTTGCGAGCCACCACCACTATTGCCACGGCGCTGGCGGCTGGAGCAGAAGCGGTACAGGTGTTTGCCCACTTGCAACAGCTCCAGGAGGTGAGCCAAAGCTGGCCGGCCCCCAAGCGGCTGTTGGCGGGGGAACGGGGAGGCAAAACCGTGGCAGGTTTTGATCTGGGAAATTCTCCCCTGGACTACACACCGGAACGGGTTCGGGACAAGCGCATTTTTATGAGTACCACCAACGGTACCCGCAGTCTGCAACGGGTGGAAGGGATCCCGGTGGTGATTACGGCAGCCCTGGTGAACCTAGGAGCTGTGGAGGCTTTTCTGAAAGCAGAGGGGTTTGAGGAGGTGTGGCTGGTGGGATCCGGCTGGGAAGGGGCTTTTTCTTTGGAAGACACCGTCTGTGCCGGGGGGATTTTACATCGCCTGGGGTGTCAGAACCATCTGGAGCAACTGGGCAACGATGAGGCGGTTGCCGCCTTGGCCCTATATCAGACTTGGCAGGGGAATCTGCTGCAATTGTTGCGGTGCTCCAGTCATGGGCAACGGCTTTTGGGGATTGGGCCGGAGAATGAGACGGATCTGGCCTACTGTGCCGATGTGGATCGCTTGGCAGTGGTACCCCGACAGGTGCAGCCGGGGATCTTGGCCAGCGTTAGCTAG
- a CDS encoding photosystem II reaction center protein T, producing the protein MEAIAYTFILFLTLGVLFFAVAFRETPRITKK; encoded by the coding sequence ATGGAAGCCATTGCCTACACCTTTATCCTGTTCCTGACTCTGGGCGTTCTGTTCTTCGCTGTTGCCTTTCGAGAAACCCCCAGGATCACCAAAAAGTAA
- a CDS encoding response regulator yields the protein MATVLLVEDDPVNARVFDKVLRRRGGFEVFHSQNVEQILQLAQGHEVDVILLDVSLSQSTFRGEAVDGIRIAQLLKENPKSNSIPIILVTAHAMRGDREAFLAQSGADGYIAKPVVDHEDMVNQVRQVLPQSLQEPQ from the coding sequence ATGGCGACAGTGCTGCTGGTGGAAGATGATCCCGTTAATGCCCGTGTCTTTGACAAGGTCTTGCGGCGGCGGGGTGGCTTCGAAGTCTTCCACAGTCAGAATGTGGAGCAAATTTTGCAGTTGGCCCAGGGGCATGAGGTGGATGTCATCCTCCTGGATGTTTCCCTGTCCCAAAGCACCTTTCGGGGTGAGGCGGTGGATGGGATCCGCATTGCCCAACTGTTGAAAGAAAATCCCAAGAGCAACTCCATCCCCATCATTTTGGTGACGGCCCATGCCATGCGAGGGGATCGGGAGGCCTTTTTGGCCCAGAGCGGGGCAGATGGCTATATTGCCAAGCCGGTGGTGGATCACGAAGACATGGTGAACCAGGTACGTCAGGTCTTGCCCCAGTCCTTACAGGAACCGCAGTAG
- a CDS encoding phycocyanobilin:ferredoxin oxidoreductase: MLTAPALQTQLHPLIQRLSEAILNIWGSNLTLAPYDLPQDLGYVEGRLDGEKLQIENRCYQGDPFRKLHLELARAGQNLDILHCVMFPQPQYPLPMFGCDIVAGRGQVSAAIVDLSPVTPSLPEPYVQALEALGSRLALFQHRRELPQWGSIFSPYCLFIRPSDAEEADQFLALASRYLAIHCQLAQEIPPQTDPSQILANYQGQHRYCSQQQQNDRTRRVLEKAFGPEWAERYMNTVLFDLPPSPGGD, encoded by the coding sequence ATGCTCACCGCGCCTGCTCTACAAACTCAACTGCATCCTCTGATTCAGCGCCTGTCGGAGGCGATCCTGAACATTTGGGGATCCAATCTCACCCTCGCACCCTATGATCTGCCGCAGGATCTGGGCTATGTGGAAGGTCGCCTGGATGGAGAGAAATTGCAAATCGAAAACCGCTGCTACCAAGGGGATCCCTTTCGCAAGCTGCACCTTGAGCTGGCCCGTGCCGGACAAAACCTAGATATTCTCCATTGCGTCATGTTCCCGCAGCCGCAGTACCCGCTGCCGATGTTTGGCTGTGACATTGTGGCCGGTCGGGGGCAGGTCAGCGCCGCCATTGTCGATTTATCTCCGGTCACCCCCAGCTTGCCGGAACCTTACGTCCAGGCATTAGAAGCCCTCGGATCCCGCTTGGCCCTGTTTCAGCACCGGCGAGAGCTACCCCAGTGGGGGAGTATTTTCTCCCCCTATTGTCTGTTTATTCGCCCCAGTGATGCCGAAGAAGCGGATCAATTCCTGGCCTTAGCCAGCCGCTACCTGGCCATTCACTGTCAGCTTGCCCAAGAAATCCCCCCCCAGACGGATCCCAGCCAGATTCTGGCCAACTACCAAGGGCAACACCGCTACTGCAGCCAGCAACAGCAAAATGACCGTACCCGCCGCGTCTTGGAAAAAGCCTTTGGCCCCGAATGGGCAGAGCGCTATATGAACACAGTTCTGTTTGATTTGCCCCCTAGCCCTGGAGGGGATTGA
- the purS gene encoding phosphoribosylformylglycinamidine synthase subunit PurS: MQFQAQIQIHLRPSVLDPAGVAVQSSLHQLGHTQVQQVRIGKHIQLQLEAPDAETAQKRVGELCDQLLANPVIETYAIRVEPVGS, encoded by the coding sequence ATGCAGTTCCAGGCTCAAATCCAGATCCACCTGCGCCCCTCTGTGCTGGATCCCGCCGGGGTAGCGGTGCAGTCCAGCTTGCATCAGTTGGGCCATACCCAAGTGCAGCAGGTGCGCATCGGCAAGCATATTCAACTGCAACTGGAAGCTCCGGATGCGGAAACGGCGCAGAAACGGGTGGGGGAATTGTGCGATCAACTGCTGGCCAATCCGGTGATCGAGACCTACGCCATTCGGGTGGAGCCTGTCGGTTCTTGA